One part of the Flavobacterium johnsoniae UW101 genome encodes these proteins:
- a CDS encoding endonuclease, which translates to MKKNYFFLFLLVFTSAFSQIPTGYYDTATGTGYALKTQLYNIIKDHTDNGYGGLYVTYATSDLDHFYENDGTVLDMYSENPTGTDPYSYSIATTQRCGNYVKEGDCYNREHIIPQSVFDEKSPMVADAHFITPTDGKVNGMRSNYPHGVVNNPTYTSLNGSKLGANATAGYSGTVFEPIDEFKGDIARMYFYFATRYENTIAGYSYPMFNGTSNKVFTAAFLNILLAWHTQDPVSPREIERNNAIYARQNNRNPFIDHPEYVNQIWTTESDDTTPPTTPQNLTVTQSTSNSISLSWSASTDNSGIAAYAIYVDNVFKQNTTSTTATISGLTPSTTYSFYVIAKDASNNSSTQSTSVNGTTTEASSGGGGTVTNEIFFTEYVEGSGNNKYLEISNFTGNTVDLTKYAIKKQVNGAGPWTSTSGLALTGTLAHGASYVIAYSQAAAACFAPASANLSSGATELQFNGNDPVGLFKNDVLIDIIGTLGNTANFSIDETLRRKPTVSSPNTIFDKAAEWDVYPKDTCSGLGSHTLANLGTGNFDSAIFSIYPNPSNGHFTIQLKDSNETSNIEIISILGQRVFSQKNSLNSSINVNNIQKGIYIVRITQGSKTSSKKIIIN; encoded by the coding sequence ATGAAAAAAAACTACTTTTTTCTTTTTTTACTGGTTTTTACATCTGCTTTTTCACAAATCCCTACTGGATATTATGATACGGCAACAGGAACCGGCTATGCATTAAAAACGCAATTGTACAATATTATTAAAGATCACACCGATAATGGATATGGCGGACTTTATGTAACGTATGCCACATCAGACCTTGATCATTTTTATGAAAATGACGGTACGGTTTTAGACATGTATTCTGAAAATCCAACAGGAACAGATCCTTACAGCTACAGCATTGCCACTACTCAAAGATGTGGTAATTATGTTAAAGAAGGTGATTGTTATAACAGAGAACACATCATTCCACAATCTGTATTTGACGAAAAATCACCAATGGTGGCCGATGCTCATTTTATTACCCCAACAGATGGAAAGGTTAACGGAATGCGCTCGAATTACCCTCATGGCGTTGTAAATAATCCAACTTATACCTCTTTAAACGGAAGCAAATTAGGTGCAAATGCTACTGCGGGATATTCAGGAACTGTTTTTGAACCAATTGATGAATTTAAGGGCGATATTGCCCGAATGTATTTTTATTTTGCAACACGATATGAAAATACAATTGCCGGATATTCATATCCAATGTTTAACGGAACTTCAAACAAAGTTTTTACAGCAGCTTTCTTAAATATTCTTCTAGCCTGGCATACACAAGATCCTGTAAGTCCGAGAGAAATAGAGCGAAACAATGCTATTTATGCACGTCAGAACAACAGAAATCCATTTATTGATCATCCGGAATATGTAAATCAAATCTGGACAACTGAATCAGACGATACTACACCTCCAACTACACCTCAAAACTTAACGGTTACACAAAGCACTTCAAACTCAATAAGTTTAAGCTGGTCGGCTTCGACAGATAATTCAGGAATTGCAGCTTATGCGATTTACGTAGACAATGTTTTTAAACAAAATACAACGAGTACTACTGCAACAATATCAGGATTAACACCTTCGACAACCTATTCTTTTTATGTAATTGCAAAAGACGCATCCAACAATTCTTCTACTCAAAGCACCTCTGTAAATGGAACTACAACTGAAGCATCATCCGGAGGCGGCGGTACTGTTACGAATGAAATTTTCTTCACCGAATATGTTGAAGGTTCTGGAAACAATAAATACTTAGAAATTTCAAATTTTACAGGAAACACAGTCGATTTAACTAAATATGCTATCAAAAAGCAGGTTAATGGCGCCGGTCCGTGGACATCAACTTCCGGACTTGCATTAACGGGAACATTAGCTCATGGGGCATCGTATGTAATTGCATACAGTCAGGCAGCTGCAGCTTGTTTTGCTCCGGCAAGTGCTAATTTATCAAGCGGTGCAACTGAACTTCAGTTTAACGGAAATGATCCTGTAGGATTATTTAAAAATGATGTTTTGATTGATATAATTGGTACTTTAGGCAATACTGCTAATTTTTCTATTGACGAAACTTTAAGAAGAAAACCAACGGTTTCTTCACCAAACACTATTTTTGATAAAGCTGCAGAATGGGATGTGTATCCTAAAGATACTTGCAGCGGATTAGGAAGTCATACTTTAGCCAATTTAGGAACTGGAAATTTTGACTCTGCCATATTTTCAATCTATCCAAATCCATCAAATGGTCATTTTACAATTCAGTTGAAAGATTCAAATGAAACTTCAAATATTGAAATAATATCAATTTTAGGACAAAGAGTTTTTTCACAAAAGAACAGTCTTAATTCGTCTATAAATGTGAATAATATTCAAAAAGGAATTTATATTGTACGCATTACGCAAGGTTCAAAAACAAGCAGCAAAAAAATAATTATCAACTAG